Proteins encoded within one genomic window of Rhododendron vialii isolate Sample 1 chromosome 1a, ASM3025357v1:
- the LOC131322071 gene encoding protein LONGIFOLIA 1-like translates to MTTGILHDQNLEKHIEKQMGCMAGFFQIFDRYHILTGKRLHANKRLPPPPPVIDSTPEPESPISDCLKASPAAELGSPAPEIVTTPAEKQTRSPLPLPVFQLKEGARSSWKLCKEAPRFSLDSRATFAGGDDMRGSPSVVARLMGLEPLPRSSPEPAENAELRRSASESRSRDPLLYRFIDNDNFHLNQPNPSRPSNVSLNNAVVENPTTASFVVRNAKSDPSNPRGVGGSLGVHTRESTSRGIPLRPPHPTGSPWKSSQQRKNYFAPEDSFPEPKQMAASIYGEIERRLKTRGIDEQAKDLEALKHILEALHLKGLLHSQKATQHINERSFSSHQSPIVVMKPSRSPVSPGKRRIATDSPPTGYRTGTGVRRSLNYGCECSPAASPRRERPENDRNGRDQVRARNLSSPTRREINAKNSNSPARGRALSVETQRRASSPTNSPKLSPKRIGSDQTITNRSPRNRKPTAKIDLKEKIGVVIPEDESSSVSESSVSTPSQADTERSKMEESKGGSSLLERCDKLLRNIGEMGATEMQPSPVSVLDSSFYKDESFSPSPVIMKRRSMDFVKELPGEFEEEIWSPATSPIQSTREDKSDDSDFIYISEILRASNYLPDESDLFLLLEKQQYLIGNDTSKDTMLQRKLIFDTIAEILDAKNQLPPWKVISSPNSITEKPSLHRIWSEFQRIRERDTAEDLFDIICGLLRKDMAGDAINGWGDSPVEMSEAALDIERLIFKDLVGETIRDWSNVVSGPRRTLVF, encoded by the exons ATGACGACGGGTATATTACACGACCAGAATCTGGAGAAACATATCGAGAAGCAAATGGGATGCATGGCTGGCTTCTTTCAGATCTTCGATCGCTACCACATCCTCACCGGAAAACGGCTACACGCCAACAAACGcctccctcctccccctccg GTGATTGATTCGACGCCGGAACCGGAGTCACCTATATCGGACTGTTTAAAAGCATCTCCGGCGGCGGAGCTTGGATCTCCTGCACCGGAGATCGTTACTACTCCGGCTGAGAAACAAACCAGATCGCCGCTTCCACTTCCGGTTTTCCAATTGAAGGAGGGAGCCAGATCTTCGTGGAAGCTGTGCAAAGAAGCACCGAGATTTTCTCTCGACAGCAGAGCAACTTTTGCAGGTGGTGACGACATGCGTGGATCTCCGAGTGTGGTCGCGAGGCTCATGGGGCTGGAACCGTTGCCACGATCAAGTCCTGAACCTGCGGAAAATGCCGAGCTCCGAAGATCTGCTTCTGAATCGAGATCGAGGGATCCGTTACTGTATCGGTTCATCGACAACGACAATTTCCATCTAAATCAACCGAACCCGTCGCGTCCTAGCAACGTTTCGCTAAACAATGCGGTAGTGGAGAACCCCACCACCGCCTCATTTGTCGTTAGAAATGCAAAGTCTGATCCCTCGAATCCAAGAGGCGTCGGTGGATCCTTAGGGGTCCACACTCGTGAGAGCACATCTCGTGGTATTCCGCTGCGTCCTCCGCACCCAACAGGATCCCCGTGGAAATCCTCTCAACAGAGAAAGAACTACTTTGCTCCCGAGGATTCCTTCCCGGAGCCAAAACAAATGGCGGCGTCAATCTACGGCGAGATTGAGAGGAGGCTGAAGACAAGAGGCATCGACGAGCAGGCGAAGGATCTCGAGGCGTTGAAGCATATCCTCGAGGCGCTTCATCTCAAAGGACTTCTACATTCTCAGAAGGCTACACAACACATAAATGAGAGGAGTTTCTCATCACACCAATCTCCAATTGTCGTTATGAAACCCTCTAGATCACCAGTTTCGCCTGGAAAACGAAGAATCGCTACCGATTCACCTCCGACGGGTTACAGAACCGGAACCGGAGTCCGTCGGAGCCTCAATTACGGCTGCGAATGCTCGCCGGCGGCGAGCCCTCGGCGGGAAAGACCGGAGAATGACCGGAATGGTAGGGACCAAGTGAGGGCGAGAAATTTGAGTTCGCCAACTCGCAGGGAGATCAACGCGAAGAATTCAAATTCTCCGGCGAGGGGAAGAGCATTGAGCGTAGAGACGCAGAGGAGAGCTTCCTCTCCTACTAATTCCCCAAAGCTTAGCCCGAAGAGGATCGGATCAGATCAAACGATCACAAACAGATCGCCGAGAAACAGAAAACCAACGGCTAAGATTGATCTGAAGGAGAAGATCGGGGTTGTGATTCCAGAGGATGAATCGTCCTCTGTTTCCGAAAGCAGTGTTAGTACGCCTTCCCAAGCTGATACAGAG AGATCGAAGATGGAAGAAAGCAAGGGAGGGAGCAGTCTACTGGAGAGATGCGATAAGCTGCTCCGTAACATCGGGGAGATGGGTGCGACGGAGATGCAACCGAGTCCGGTCTCGGTTCTGGACTCGTCGTTTTACAAGGACGAGTCGTTCTCTCCGTCGCCTGTCATCATGAAACGAAGAAGCATGGATTTTGTCAAAG AACTACCTGGAGAATTTGAAGAAGAGATTTGGAGCCCTGCTACCTCGCCAATTCAATCGACGCGCGAAGATAAATCAGACGACTCTGATTTCATATACATCTCGGAGATCCTTCGAGCTTCCAATTACCTCCCCGATGAGTCCGATTTATTCCTATTGCTAGAGAAGCAACAGTATCTCATAGGCAATGATACTTCAAAAGACACCATGCTCCAAAGAAAGCTCATATTCGACACCATTGCCGAAATTCTCGACGCAAAAAACCAATTGCCGCCGTGGAAAGTCATATCATCTCCCAACTCCATCACAGAAAAGCCTTCACTGCACCGAATTTGGTCCGAGTTCCAAAGAATCAGAGAACGTGACACCGCGGAGGACTTGTTCGACATAATCTGCGGCTTGTTGCGGAAGGACATGGCCGGGGATGCGATCAACGGGTGGGGTGATTCTCCGGTGGAGATGTCGGAGGCGGCGTTGGACATCGAACGGCTCATATTCAAGGATCTGGTTGGCGAAACAATACGTGATTGGAGCAATGTAGTCTCGGGGCCTCGTAGGACATTAGTTTTCTGA